The Fusarium keratoplasticum isolate Fu6.1 chromosome 4, whole genome shotgun sequence genome contains the following window.
GGCTGCGAGCGCTCTTGGCAGCGTAGTTGTACGGCGTGTATATACATTCGTCGATGAGTTTGGGGTTTGCGCCCCTGGTCTTGCCCCTCCCCTTGAGGAACCTCATCAGGGCGTCCATCTCGTACCGGTTCGCGGTACAGTACGCTGTTACACGGGGGAGCCGGTCTCTGTCTGCCTTACCCAGCTTTGCCGCATCCCTTCGCGCGGCGGGATCTTTAATCCTCGTGTACTGAGAGTAGACATCTCTTCCGCTTTCTTcgtcggcctcctcgtccaggtCCGGGGCGGGGAGtagcttgagcttctccgtcttcttggTGCTTCGCTGGGGACCAATCTTGGGCCCGACGGCCATATGAGCTACCGCAGGCACAGATCCCTGGCTGTTGCGTCTGCGgagcttgttgttgagggcTGTGAGCATGGGAGGGCCGCCGGCGCCGCTGCTGGATCCGGCgccatggtggtgagggcTTCGCGGTTGCAATTGTAGTCGGCTGGGCTCGATGGTTCGTGTGACGGGGTTGTCGCTAAATGTAACGGATCGCGTTCCCTTGGGACGAGTCTCGGTCGGCAACAGAGGTGTTGATTCGCTGGGCGGCGCGTCggatgtggtggtggtgtgaGAATCCATCTTGGTGAAGCTCACAAAGATGGTGACAGTGTCGAGGGCGACAAGGCGCGAGCAATTGAATTCAGCGATGCAACACCACTCTCCCAGAGAGCGGGAAGTAACAAGGGCCTCTGACGGATGACGCAAAAAAGACTTTCAAAGATGGTTGATGCGATAGGAATGCTGTGGTAGATCGAATAGAAGAGCTTTCAAGGAGGATAATGACTGATGATGACGTTTTGCGCCCAACTTGGACAGAAGGTTTTCTCCAATTTCGGCCCACTGAATGCGAGAGCTACAGGGGACCCGCCACTAAAGCAGCCAAGCTACAGCGCGTCCACGTGCAACTTGACTGGCCCTGGCGACGGGACTGGGGCAACGAGCAATGTTCCCCGCCTTTCAACCTTGAAGGTTCATGAGTTGTCATGGAGGTAAAGAGACGATAATGAGACTGGAGTGAAGATATGTTTGTGCTCTGAAACTCATAGGATGCTATATGGAGGCCATGTTTGAAtttgtctcttttctttccctCCCGTTGAAATACATCAATGTGGTCAGTACCTCACCCACGTATATCACACCCAGTATCAACACACCATGTAAGTGAGGGCGTCACATGTGAAACCACAAAACACATCAAAACTTGACAATTCGCCATCAATTTCAGAGGCAACTGCTTCGCGTAGACTCTCAGGGGGGGGCCCGGCTCCAAGCACATGGCAGGATCATCTAAATGCCCCAGAAAACATGTTTGGATAAAGAGATGCCATTGCCAACCCGTCCATATCTAAGCGTCAATAATCTTCACCTCCATCTTTAGGCCAGAGTCGTCCAATCGATCAATTAAGCCCTGGCCAAGACAGGCTGGCGTATAGCAGCCTCCATCAAGCTTGATTTCATCTTCCAAGATAGTCGCAGCGATCTCTGCGAGGAGCATTCCCGTCACTGAAAAGTCATTAGTACTTGTCAACGGTACAACTCATGCAATTCCATCACTTACAGTAGTAAATGCCGCCATGATGCCACATGTGGCAATAAGCTGCCTTGCCTGTGGCCTTTTCAGAGTCAGGATACGCAATACATTTGTACTCAAGCGCATCGTTCTCTGTGTCTTCGTGCTTGGCGCCCTCTCCAGGCTGCAAGACACGGTTCTTCAGAAACGCCCTCAACGGAGGAATCGACACAACCAACATGCCTCCGATCAGTAGGAGCCAGTGGATGAATATTCCATGGAGCCAATTGCGAGCCTTCATGTACTCTGACCAGGTAAAGTTGGGTCCGTAGAACTCATCCTTTCGAGACGGTGTCTCCGAGAGAAGTCCCCAGGTCCGCTCAATGACGGGGATGTTGGTCGATGCCATGGCAGAAGTGGTCATCAGACCAAGGTTAGGGATAGTTCGAACACCAAAGATCTTCTCAAGGATAGAGTCCTTGGGCCTCGTGGGCTCCTTATGGGGGATAGGAGACTGAGCATATGGGCTGTTGGCCTCCTTCACTTCCTTCAATGTGAAGATATCCCAAAGGCCGAGCGCAGTAGCCAGAGTGCCACCAGAAGGGGTCGAGCTGTGACCACTGTCAGCATATCTGTATCTTATCAACTCATCAAGTACAACTCACCTGATCCTGTGCAGAGAAATGGTAACATTCTTGGTCGGAGTTCCCAATTCGGTGCGGATTGCCTTGGCCATAGCCCATGTGCCGAGGTCCACGGGAGCAGACTCAATACCAGACTGAGGGACCAGGATAGcacccgtcttcttggcagtCGCCTCATActtcttgatcatcttgtgAACCCATGGGAACTCACCCGTGGCATCCACATAATGGGTTCCCGCCTCAGCGCAAGCCTTGAAGGCATGTTCGCCGTAGACGCTGTATGGGCCGACAGCGGTGATGAGGACACACGTCTTTTTCGCGAGTGCACTCAAGTCATTGTCGTTGAGACTGGCGATCTCAATGCCTGCACGATATTAGttaaaggttaaaaataCGTGGCCCTTCCATGCCTGCAATGGGAACTGCTTCATACCTGGTGGCAGCCGGTCAGGATTGCGCTTTTTGCACTCGTCCACGACAGCTTGCAGTTTAGACTCTGAGCGGCCGGCGACAGCCCACTTCAGGTCAGTTGCGAGGTGAGTGGTGATGTACTCGGCAGTCCATTTGCCCGTATAGCCTTGGAGGCGGTCAGACTTGTATGAGTTGCTCAATTGCCTCCCGTCTTGAACTCACCGGTAGCTCCAAAAACGACAAGGTCGTATTGACGACCATGCTCTTTGATCAAAGGCATGTTGAAGCTAGTGGTTGCACAATGGAGTGAACAGGTTGGTAgagctgaggaggaggggggggGAAGAAGTCGTCTAAAATACGAGAACTTGGCACTATTCTAGACACGATGCCATGTCTTCTTTTACATCATTCTACCTCTGGAAGTAGCTCTGGTACACCCAAATGGTCGGTGTCTTGCTCCAAGCCGGCCCACCCACGGGAGCTTCAAGGGACCCTGGTATTCAGCCCAGCCGCATCAGCATCTTATCTCGGCCTCATGTGCCAGTGATCCTCAGCTGGCAGATGCTGGAGTAGGAAGCCATCCCTTGATAACATGAGTGCAGAAATAAGTGAATTTTCTACTACCAATATAAAAGGCCAATATGACGTTTCCATTTTGTAGTCTGACTTCACCACCTCAAAGGAAGAGTCACCAAGCTCATACAGCTCAGCTAACCCGCCACACCCAATACTCTTCCGTGCGCAAAGACAGCTGGGGAGCTTGCACGAATCAGGTTGACGGAAAATCCTCAAGAACCGAGAGTCTCCTCCGAGCCAGATTTCGTCTCGACTCCGAGAATTTTGCCGAGGTTTTTCCTCAATTGCCAAAATTCAGAGTAAAAAAAATCAGGTGGGGCCCACTCGCTTCCTCTCACGTGCTATGTGCTTGCGCCCTAACGAAAATCACAGGTCCAATTCCAAGCACACTTTCGCAGTCAGCCTCCAACCGCAGTCGAGCAACTTCACCTCCGCTCGTCTATCACtccgtcttcatcctcccaaGACGTCCCACACATAAACCCTCAAGATGACCAAGCGAACGAAGAAGGTCGGCGTGACGTGCGTATCCCCCGTTGCTGAATTGCTGCTGGAAATCAAATTGCTAACTCTGTCGGCAGCGGTAAATATGGTACCCGGTAAGTTTCACGATATCCCATCGCCGATAAAACTTCGACAACGATCTCTCCCTACGACCTCGCCTCTGCCACGACCTCCCTTGTGCTTGCGACTTCTCCCTGGTATCTGCGACTGCGTCAACCATCAAGACGGGGCACTGGATCATAACTGGAACAAGAATCCTGGCAGCTTGGGACGGTCGTGGCAGATCAAGGGCAGCAGGGAATGAGACCACCACTCGACAGTCCGGCATGATCATATCGAGCCACAGCAACTAACGCATAGCTGTACAGTTACGGTGCCTCCCTGCGAaagcaggtcaagaagatggaaATCACCCAGCACGCCAAGTACACCTGCACCTTCTGCGGAAAGGTCACCGTGAAGCGACAGGCCACTGGTATCTGGGACTGCAAGTCTTGCAAGCGCACCGTCGCCGGTGGCGCTTACGTCGTCTCGTGCGTCCCCTCTCCGCTACGGCGACAACTGACACAGCAATGGAGAACTAACACCAACACAGCACCcccgctgccgccgccatgCGATCGACTCTGCGACGACTCCGGGAGATTGCTGAGGTTTAAAGGAGTGGACTTTAGCGGGAGGGGAAAACGGCTTTGCTTTTCGGTCTGGTGTACGGGGGAACATGGATTTCGTGCCTACACTACGAGTTGGCGGACTGGACGTCAGCACCCGATCTTCGGTCGCATAGAGGCCGTTCGATTAGCAATGAACAAAAATGAATTGCATGGTTTCGGACCCTTTCAACGAACAGACGGATCTTTGCGACCTGGCGGCAGAGGCCCCACGAATTGTGtgaagccatggccaacCAGCGCTTGGGAGTTCAACTCGTGGGCGAGACAAGACAGCGTTATTATCGTCAAGAAAGACAAAGCCCCAACTCACATCCAATATCATCGTGGCAGAGTTCAGCGCACTGAATAGGTTGGCCTGTTAGAGGTCGGGGGGATGACCAGGGCAGTTGGGGTTTTAAACGTCATCGGCATCGTAGAAGAGCCACGGATATACCGCGTGTATGATCGAATATCAGTCTCAGATGGTTGGTTCATGTGAAGGCAGAGGACCCGTTCTGCTCAGTGGGCCGGTCAGACCGCAAGTGCGGCAGATGTTGAGCTGACTACAACCGTGACAGGCTGatggaagatgatgaagactcCAGGTCCGTCTCATGAAGTCAAGCCCAgtgggccaaggccatgaccttgaccaAGGTGGTTTGCTGCCCTGCCTCCCGAGCGCAAGTGGGGGTTTCCATGCCTCTGCACGCATGAGACAGCGCAGCGCATTGCTTTGGCAGCAGATCGCGGCCGAGTCTCGACGATTCTCTCCGATAGCGAACCCACCTCTGCCTCCGGACgataatattttttttttttttcacgAGAGGTAATAAACaagaaacaaaaacaaaCTGCGTGTCTGTTACGGCCCTATGGGAGGACGCGAAGCCCATCCCTCGTGTTAGGCGCCGGACCACACAAGCAAGAGGGGCCTATTCCAAGAACCCTGATCTATCACTCGAGTATACCCTTCAAGGTCGCATCGTGAGTCGAGCGGAGACCCACGACGGTTGTCGACTCACGGTTATTGCGCATTTGATGCGCAGAGCGAGAGCAGACCGCCCAACAAGGGAGGTTTGACGCCATCTACAGCAACAGCCCGAGTGCGTGCGTGACTCGTCATGGGGCTAGAGGTTGTCGGGGGTTGGTGCTCAGAGCCCCCCCGATAAACGTGGAAGCCCAGTTCAAGCAAGGCGAGATCCGTCACGAGGACCGCATCGCCTGTGCTGGGCGGGATGAGCTAATAGGGCATTTCAAGGCAAAATGTGGGCTGGGCTATTGCTCAGCTCGACGGTAGTCTTTTGCAGTTGAGAGTCGGTGAGATAAGCACTTGACACTTGACTTGTACCTAGAGTGAGTATTCGTGCGTATGAAGAACCAGAGAGTGAGAGGATGTTCGGGTGTCAGGCAGGCCTGATGGCAATATGCGCATGGGGCGGATGGAGTCGTCGTGTCGCAGGTGACGCCTTGCTCAACAGCTGGAGCCTCGGGGTGAGCTCAGTGCTCAGTGCAGCGGGAGAGACGGGAGAACTGACCAATCTGCCAGGTACCTCGTTAACGTGCTGTGCTCGGTACCAATTACGGCGACAACGCTCGCATCGGAGGTTAGCCCAGCCCATGAAGGTATCGTAGTAGTAGGGGGATGGACGGTCACACGTAAAAAGAGTTTCCTTACATTGGGTGTCTTCCCTTCTGGGCAGGCGGAGAAAACAACCTGAGCATAatagcacagcacagcacagaAGAGCACGGCACAGGGCCGTCCCATGCCGGATTCCATCGCTCCGTCATCCATTCACCTTCATTTCCATTCTCATTCTTTGCCTCTTGCCTACCTCTTTCCAATCAAACCCATCTCCCCCTCCCTGGCAGCCTAGACACTTGCCCCCAGTCATCGATCTTCTCCTCAGGGGAATTCACGCTTTGTCTTGTCCCCAACCTTGAGAGTTCGATACACGCTACAGCCGTGAAGCTTCATAACGGGCATCCCCTACCACTACCGCTACCACATGTGTGCTTCCAGAACGTCACTGACGACACGATTTCAACAAGCCACTTCGAGTGTATCACCGGCCACTTGAGAAACGGACAAAACTTTTCCTCCCCTTTGTTAATCTTGTTGTTCCTcatcttattattattcaCTCTCAATCACTCTGCCGACCGACTACGCCTACGACTGCAGTTCCACCTCTGAACAGGCAGCCAGGACCCTGCAACTTGGGTGGCTCACTGTTAGTACCACTCGCAGGGATACCTGTACCTGTACCTTTGTCTGGCGACAACCCGACTTGGGAATCGGACAGAGCATCGAGCCCAGCGCAGCGTCTTGCTTGGACTCGGAGACTGGacaaagaggaaaaaaacaAGAGGTATTTATTTTGTATTTCTCTCTACATAATCaaccccatcatctcccCACTTTCAACCCCCCTTCCCACTCCTCTTCCCGTCATCTTCGCCTCGACTCTACTCGACTCGACGCGACCTGAGGTACCCAGAGCCAGTCATCCAGGgtctctcttcctcacagAAGCCCAGCCCCAAAACGCAGCAGGGACTGATGCTCCCCGCGGACCGACGGTCCCTGATTGGACCATTGTCAGGCCCCCCCTAACAGGCGCCAAAACCGCCTCTGGAGGCCCGCTGCACTTGGAACTTCCCTCCTTCAATTCTCAGCAGGCCGCTCCATCCCTCGCCCTCCCAGGCGCTCTCTCGTCCGTCCCATCCACTAATACATCACCACTCGCAGCCAGGCCCTGCCGCTTTGCCCCCCCAAAAAACGAGCCATCCCGCCTAAATCGATCACCACCACATTTACCACGCCCGCCGCCCGCTCGAATCCATTTTCTTTGGCCGATTCTCTTTTACATGTTTCCATCAAGATACGGCCTTTGTTATCCAAAACGACATCATGTCTGAGCCGGAGCAGTGCATTATATGCCTGGATCCCTTACCACGGGCCGCCCTCGAGACTGACGCTCAAGCCGCCGTCAGTGTAGctgatgctgttgctgatgctgctgtcaCTGACGGTGCTGTCGCTGGCGGCGAACCCGCTCCCGAACCCGCTCCCATTGCTGCCACTACCGCTCTCTACGCTACAGCTCCCAGCTCCCTCGACGATGATTCCAGCTATCTCAACATTGTCGCCGCCCTTGACGGATGCAATCATATTATTCACGATGCTTGCATTCGCTCCTGGGCCCAAAAGACAAACACCTGTCCAATCTGCCGTAATCCCTTCCACTCGGTCCGCGTTTACAACGGAGTCGATGGTAAGTTTAGCTCACCCGCCCTCGTGCATGTCTGTCTGCACACGCTGACTGGTGTCACTATGCAGGAACACCCATCTCGAAATACGAAGTCCAAGACAAGAAGCAGATCGCAGAATTCGACGTGACCCAGTGGTTGGGCGATAAtcccgaggaggaggaggaggaacaggGCAATCCGTGCCCTATCTGCAACTCGGCAGAGCGGGAAgatatcctcctcctttgcGACAGCTGCGATGCCGCCTATCACACTCACTGCATTGGTCTCGATGCAATCCCCGACGGCGCATGGTACTGCATGGAATGTGCCCATCTTTTCCagctcgaggatgagccAGAGCTTGCCGAGGAGACTGATCGGTCCCCTCGTCTCACATCTGTCCGACGCCCAAATCCACGAAATGTGCGCGGATACCGAGTTCGAACTAGAGAACGCATGCGAAGGGCCCGCCGTCAAGCTCGGAATGCTGAGTGGCAGGGCGCCTGGGGCCAGTTTTCGGGTCGCTTCTACGAGATGAGCGACTTGGACCTCGACAAccacgatgatgaggatgaggagcttgagcaaTTTCGGCGGTTCCAAGAGAGCGGTCGACGCGAGCTCGAGAGATGGCAACAGCGAATGGACATAGCCCGCCGGCTGGGCGCTCGCGACGTCTTTGTGAACAATATCCCCCCCGCCATAAGCGAGCGCCTTCAGCCCGCGCCCGCGCCTGAGCCCGTGCGAGAAACAGCCGAGGAGAGACAAGCATGGGGCGCTCTCGCGCGTGCCCGCGAGGTTGAAGAGTCCAGTACCAACTCTCGCAAGCGCAAGGTGCGGTCAGTCACGGCATCCCCTCGGGAACCCGTCCAAGAGCCAGAACGCAAGCTCAAGCGACCTCGAACTCGGCGACTTCCGACCCAGAATGGCGAGGGCTCGAGCTCTGTATCATCCCCAGCGCCCGGCCCCTCGGCCGGACGAGTCACGAATGGATCGTCGACCAGAAATGGTGTGGTCAACATTGGCGGTATAGACCCTCCCCTCGTCTCGTCGCTTCTGAAGGAACTCGAGCCGAGCAACATGTCGGACGATGAGACGTCGGGCACGATGAATGGATGGCGACATCCACCAGATGCTTCGTCGCCAGCCCTATCGCCAGCGCTTTCTCCCTCGTCATCCGCTTATGGCAGCCCCCGAGCTCTCTCCaccactcctcctcccctgcTCAGTCTGGCGGGTCGACCAACCTCACCAACCCTTTCACTCAGCACCACTATCCAGCCTCACTACCCACCAGCAAACTATTCACCTACCCGCACCAACAAGACTAAGAATATTGAACATGGCGCGCAGGAAGCACGGTCAAGAAGACCACAAGAGGCACAACCAAGCAGGCCACAAGAGACACAGTCAACCAGACCGCCGGAGGGTCGGCCGTTGGAGCTCCGCCAACCCCGGCCACGCCGGGCACACCAGGTGCCAGCGCAACCACCAAAAGACCAATCTCCAACAAGGCCCAACGCGGCGTCCGATATCACTCATGAAGACAAAATCAGGATCAATGAGATCGTCAAGGGCGCATTGCGACCGCACTGGCGGTCTCAGAAGTTGACGACAGAGCAGTATTCAACCATCAACAGGGACATCTCGAGAAAGCTTTATGACGAAGTCAAGGGCGCAGCTTCGCTGAACGATGATGCCCGCCGGCAATGGGAAAAGAGAGCTACCAAAGAGGTAGCTCAAGCAGTTGCAGAACTGTCTGCTTAACGACAGAAAGCGGGAACTGAGTTTAGCGGGCGTTCAGGTATCATGGAGCGGTCCATGTGGTTTGATACCCAGCATCATTTGAAGAGGAGCATGGTTCTTTGAATTTCGAATAGCGTGCGTGGTGCGGCGAAGgagttgggttgggttgggttaCGATCGTGggtcttgtcttgtttgtATCTTGTGTGTCTGGGCCATTATTATCTTGGCTCCATGTGTATTCAGTTATGTGTCTGTATATCATTTTCGGCAGGCATTTGAGCCTAGGGTTTAGGAAATCAGAGCCGCATCTTTGAACCGCATTTCGAAGTTCAGTCGAATCGCAGTGTTATGTGCAATGTTGACAGAGAACCTAAGATTCACAGTTTAGCCTCGCGTCTGCCCAACAGATGATCGGTTACCAGCAAAAGGGCACGACAACTGCCCAGGTGTTGATACCCTGCTTGGCTCAGAGAGCGAGGTGGGACTGAGAGGAAATTGTATCACGATGAAGAGGCGAATGATAGCGAGAACGCTCGGCTTAATCTCTCCCTCCACGATAGCTGCGTGGGGGGTTGAGCGAAATGCAAGCACACGACGGACGATAAACCAGACTTGGCGCGGATGAGATGTCAGCAGTATCTATCTAACAGAACCCGGTGGGAAAATGATAAGAAAAAGCTTCTTGCAGGTCCCGCTAGCGAAAAAGACTGCGGAATTCACTCTCGGCACACGTAAATGATCAGGACGTTCTGGAGGTGGAAACAGGTCTTGACGATAAGGAAATGGTGccttgagagagaaaagaagaaagaaaagaaggaaaagagaaTTGGAAATTTGCTGTGGGTTATGGTAGAGTGGTTGATGCCTGAGGCACAAGTGGGCTCTGAGGGGTCTTAGGTAAGCCTTCTAAGAGTTCAGAACCTCGAGGCCCGGTCACCAATTGGAcagaggtacgtacctcgaGCCGGAGAAGGAAAAAGTTCTAGAGGCGCGAGAGCATCGTGGGAACATCACCAACGTCGGTCCCCAAATCGCACCTATattcccccctcctccaccgagGGAAGACGGCTATAATGACAGCATCAAGTCGAGGTGGACGGGCCCTTCGGGCTGCGCTATCCAGTGAGTCCACCTGCCCTCCCGCCGGGTCTCAATTGAACGCTGGGGGACCTGGAGCGGGCTTTCAACCTCAAGAGCTCTTGTATAAACTAACGGGCGGGAATTGTCTTTAGCTTCTCCCAATGTCTGCGTCCGATgcgcttcctcttcctcctccgccttcCCTAAACTCTCGGCCCGCCTCTACTCCTCCGCCGTCGATGCcacagccaccaccaccacagaCTCTGCCCCTCCAGCGGCAGcccgccctcctccaccaccctACGATGTCCGGTCCGGCATGATCCTCACCCGGCCGCCGCTGGTGACGCGGAAATTGCACCCGTTCGAgaactccttcttcttctaccAGAAGCGCCTCGAGGAGCGGCTCAACACTCCCTTCATCACGAGCATCTACTTCAAGCCCGACACGGCCCGCCGGCTGGACTGGAACGTCAAGGTCCAGGAGCGCCAGGGTACCGTCGCCAAGGAGCTCGGTGTGTACAATGGCAAGAGCTCCAAGGCTTGGGACGACGAGCTCCGCGTCGGCGACCAGCTGAGCGACCAGGAGagcatcgtcaaggccctgcTCAAGGACGCAGAGGCCCGAGTCAGTGATGACGCTGAACTCATCGCCCCGGACGATGTTGTTCCTGTAGAGCCGCCCGTCGACCGTGTCACCGAGGCTGACCGCAAGGGCGATGTGAAGCGGCTAGATCGTCAGCTCGACCGGACGCTGTATCTGGTTGTCAAGGGCAAAGATGGTTGGGGCT
Protein-coding sequences here:
- a CDS encoding Sacchrp-dh-NADP domain-containing protein, coding for MPLIKEHGRQYDLVVFGATGYTGKWTAEYITTHLATDLKWAVAGRSESKLQAVVDECKKRNPDRLPPGIEIASLNDNDLSALAKKTCVLITAVGPYSVYGEHAFKACAEAGTHYVDATGEFPWVHKMIKKYEATAKKTGAILVPQSGIESAPVDLGTWAMAKAIRTELGTPTKNVTISLHRISSTPSGGTLATALGLWDIFTLKEVKEANSPYAQSPIPHKEPTRPKDSILEKIFGVRTIPNLGLMTTSAMASTNIPVIERTWGLLSETPSRKDEFYGPNFTWSEYMKARNWLHGIFIHWLLLIGGMLVVSIPPLRAFLKNRVLQPGEGAKHEDTENDALEYKCIAYPDSEKATGKAAYCHMWHHGGIYYLTGMLLAEIAATILEDEIKLDGGCYTPACLGQGLIDRLDDSGLKMEVKIIDA
- a CDS encoding MRP-L46 domain-containing protein, with the translated sequence MTASSRGGRALRAALSTSPNVCVRCASSSSSAFPKLSARLYSSAVDATATTTTDSAPPAAARPPPPPYDVRSGMILTRPPLVTRKLHPFENSFFFYQKRLEERLNTPFITSIYFKPDTARRLDWNVKVQERQGTVAKELGVYNGKSSKAWDDELRVGDQLSDQESIVKALLKDAEARVSDDAELIAPDDVVPVEPPVDRVTEADRKGDVKRLDRQLDRTLYLVVKGKDGWGFPADVIPKDENLHESAKRVLDQAAGVNMNTWVVGRVPVAHVVTKPTLKADGSVEKKGQKTFFLKGRIMAGQADLEGNPFGYTDFKWLTREELEAELSPEYFKGVRNMMADR